CCCTGTTTTCGGGTCCACGCCCCCGAGGAAAGAAATGGCGTCCTTGCTGATGAGCACTTTTCCCTTCCCCTTCCCGCGCGCTATAATCCTGCCCTTCACCTGCATATGATGTCACCCACGTCGCCGAAAACCACTTTCTGCTTGCACAGGCTCGAGAGGTATTTCGCGGCCTTCCCTGAATTGCATCCGGTAACTTTGTAACCCATCTGCTCCAACGGACATACGACCATGCACGTGTCCGCAACCACGGTTCCGCCTGCTTCCTCGATTGTTTTGGTGTATCCTGATTTGTCGGCAAGCGCCTTTGTCTGCCCTGCTGTGCACACCCACAAGTCGCAGCCCAGCTTTTTCCCCTTCACAAGCCCCGCAACCTCTTTTATCTCGTTTATCGAAGCGTGCGGGCAGCCTATCGTAATCAGGTCTGGTTTTTCGTTTGAATTGAGCTTTTCCTTAGTTTCTTTAAGCTCTTTTTCCGTGAATTCCAGCTTTTCCGGCTTTTCCGAGACCACGAACTCCGGCGTCGCACCCTTCGCGTAAAAAAGGGCGACAGAGCCCGAAGCAGCCATTGCCGCGCCCAGTGCCTTGAGCCTGTCTTCCCCCGGGTTTCTCATCCCGGTGAAGGAAGGATTGCGATTCTTCACTATTTCGCCAACATAATAGCCCATCGCGCCGAAATCGGCATTGGTTTTCAGCTCCACTCGGACATCAACGGCAAAATCAGAAACCCGGTTCTGGTCCAGGTGATAGCCGTATTCAGGGGTTACGCCGCATATAGCAGCTGCAAGGGCGCTTGGGCCCCCTTCCCTGTTCGTGCGCGCGCCGAGCACAGAGTTTGAAAATGCGACTGCCGAGCTTTCGGACCATGCGATGTGTTCGCCTTTCTTCGGCCTCAGGCCGATGAGGTAAGGGGTGCAGGTGCAGCTCATGGTTATCCCCATCGCCGAGTAGGCGTTGAGCACCTCAATCTGCTTTTTAGCGAAATCCTCCGGGACTTTCATCTTCTTCCACTGGGTCCTGTCCATCCCGGCCGGATTCAGCAGCGACGGGATTCGTACCTTCGCGCCGTTGCGGGCCATTTCCTGCAGATATTCAAGGCCGGCATCGCCAATGGTTTTGTAGGAAACTCCTGCAATCTGAGCCGAACTCACGGAAATCATCTTTTCCGCGCCGTAGATTTTTCCGAGCGCGACCAGTATTTCCATGGACTGGCGCGCCGCCTCGCCCGTTTCCCCTTCATATGTCATCTGTTCCTGCTTTGAAAGAAGCATATGCCCACCAAGTGTATCAAATGTATCTAAAGGTATTTCTTCACGTCCACTTCCATCCATTTCGCTTTGTCGAAATTCTTCCCGTGGACAAACAATGGTTTCGTCGCGTCAATTCCCATTTTGGTTGTTGCGTAGGTGTGCGGGTCTGCTGAAGGGTCCAGAGAAGAGCCTTTCTCGTTCTGCTTTATCACAAGGCTCTTGTTAGCCTGCATCCTTGTCGCTATCGCCCATTCCACGGAATCCGGGCTGTAAATGTCTATATCATCATCAACCACTACCACGTGCTTGAGCGATTTGTGGCCCCTGAACGCGGCTTCGAGCGCCTTTTTCCCGTCATCCTCGTTCATTTTCCTTATCGCAACGACCGCGTGGAGCCAAGAGCATCCTCCGGGAGTTATGTTCACCCCTTTGCACTCGCACACTTTATTCACCTCGTTGAATATCGTGGGCTCCCTGGGCATGCCCATGAGTATCTTGTGCTCGAGCGCCCCTGGAAGCAATGCGTGAAATATGGGGTGCTTCCTGTGGTGCACTTTTGTAATCTTCATCACTCTCTGCTTCCTCACTATGTCGTAGGTTTCGGTAAGGTCTATGAACGGCCCTTCATCCACCATTTCAGAAGTGATTTTGCCTTCGAATGCGAATTCCGCATCCGCAGGAACTTCTATCCCATTCCCTAATTTCACTGTTTTCAAGGGCATAAGGGAATTCGCAATCTCAAGCTCGTCTTTCCCCAATTCGATAGAGGTTGCGCCTGCAAGGAGAACGTTTATGGGCGCGCCCACAACGAAGGCAACATCCAGCTCGCCTCCAGCCCTTTTTATGAATTCGTCCAGGTGCCTGGGAAGAATACGCACCACCACTTTATCCTTTCCAATTACCATCATCCTGTGGAATGAGCAGTTCCTTCCGAGCTCCTTATTCTGTGCAATGACGACCGCAGAAGCGAAATACGGGCCCCCGTCCTTTTCCGCGTGGAAAGGGATTGGGAATTTGGACAAATCAACCTCCTTTTCTGTGATTTCAAGGACCGGGCCGCTCTGCGCGAGTTCGGGCTTGCTCGGGTTGTTTATCGCCCAGCTGAGTTTATGGGTTATTTCCTCGTTTCCAATTTCCAGGTATTCGCCAATCAATTCCCTAGTCGAGAAAATGTTTCCAACCACCCTTGCATCCGGGTTTTCCTTCACTGAATCGGTATATACAGGTTTCCCGTCCAGGGCCTTGAGCACGCCTGCAAGCTCCAGATGCTTTGAAACCGGCTGGGTCAGTTCTACAAGCTTGCCCTGTGCCCGCAAATGCTCCACGAAATCCCTGAAAGAAGTCATTGTTTCCACCTTTTTCCTATCTTGTGCTTCAATCCCAATTGGTCAAGCACCCTTGCAACTATGAAATCCACCATATCCTCTATTGTTTTCGGCTTCCCGTAGAAGCCAGGGGATGCTGGAAGCACAATTCCGCCTGCAAGAGTTACGGTTTCCATATTCTTTATCGTGATTAGTGAATAGGGAGTTTCCCTTACTACCAAAATGAGCTTTTTCCTTTCCTTCAGGGCCACTTCAGCCGCCCTTGTTGTGAGCGAATTTCCCACCCCGTTCGCAATCTCCCCCAAAGTTTTCAATGAGCACGGGACTACCACGAGCGCATCCGGGGGATTGGAGCCTGATGCATAAGGGGACGAGAAATCAAATTCCCCGTAATCCGCTTTAGGGAGTTCAATTCCTTCTGCTTCAGCCACTTTTTTGGCGCCCGAGCTGATTACGGCCTTGCAATCCGCCTCCATGCTCCTAAGCACAGAGACTAGGCGTGAGCCGTACTGAAGCCCTGAAGCTCCGGTTATGGCAACGAGAATTCGCATGTATTTTAGATTCACCAATGCTTATTTTAAACCCTTTCCGGCAACATAGAATCATGAAGATACTCAAAATAGGCGGGAGCTTCATAACCAGGAAATCCGGATATAAGGAAGCCGACATTGAGAACCTGCAGAAAACGGCAAAGGCAATTGCATCCATGTGGAAAAGAGGGGTGCGGGATTTCGTGCTCGTGCATGGCGCAGGCTCCTACGGGCACGCGCTCGTGCTCAAATACGGAATAGACAACGAGGTCAGGACAGAGGAGCAGAAGCGCGGCTACGCGGACACGCATGCGGCCTGCAACGAACTTTCCATGCTGGTTGTGCAGGCGCTTATAAACGAAGGGATTCCTGCAGTATCCATTTCTCCAGCTACCATAGTGGAGCAGAATAACAAGCGCATTTCAAAATTCAACGAAGCTATTGTGCATGAATATTTGAAAAACGGCTTTTTGCCCGTGCTGTACGGGGATATGGTGCCGGATAGCGTCCTCGGGGGCTCGGTATGCTCTGGCGACCAGGTTGTGGCTTATTTGGCGAAGGAAGCTGAACTCGTGGTGCTCGCAACGAACGTGGACGGGGTTCTTGACGATTCAGGAAGGCTGATTGAGAAGATAACCTCCTCCAATTTCAGCGAGGTAGCGAAACACCTGAAAAAAACCGAAAACGATGTCACCGGCGGGATGGAGGGAAAATTAAGGGAATTGCTCTCGCTCCGGGCGCCTTCCTACATAGTGAACGCCGCCTACCCGGAGAGGGTGGAGGCGCTCATGCTCGGAAAGAAAGCGGTTTGCACCGAAGTGAGGAAAAATTAGAACAAGTGCTCTTCCGAAAATTTAATGCCTTCCCCGATTTTGCATTCCATTATTTTCATCACTCCGGGAAGCTCCGAGAGCATGCGCTTAATCCCTTCAGCGTATTTGGCGGTCGTGTAAACGTGCGCGTTCGGGCCTGCGTCAAATGTGTACGCAGCAGCGTATTTTCCCTGGGATTGGTTGAACGCGAGCACTTCGCGCATGATTCTGAAGGACGTTTCGTTCAAATACACTACCGGAGGCCAGCTGTCCAGCATGGCTGCGTGCATGCTGTCGCTCTCCCGCATTATTATCGGGACCATCGTTTCAAAATCCCTTTTCCTTACTGCATTCCGCATTTCCGCGAGCCTTTTTCCAACGGATTTCAAACGTGCGGAGTAGAAGGAGGATGTTTTGCTCGTTACCGCCATCGCGGCAGAAGAGCCGATGTGCTTTTCCTCCATGCTGGATATTGCTATTATGTTGCGCAAATCCCTCCATTTCCCAGGAGGTGAAATCTGCTCTGCATAGCAGTCGCTTCCGTCCTTCTTTTTCCCTGCATGCCATTCCACGCATCCGCCGAAGACCGAGCGGGAAGCAGAGCCTGAGCCCAGCCTTGCGAGCATTGAAAGCTCTTTTTCATTTAGGTTAAGGCCTGCGGCCTTGGACGATGCGGCTGCAAGGGCCGCGAACCCCGATGCAGAGGACGCGAGGCCTGCTGATTTGGGGAACGTGTTCTGGGAAACCACCTTCGCTTTGGTCTTTATTCCGGTTTTTGCCCGCACCAAACCCAGGAAAGATACCACGCGGGAGTATTCTTTTTCCGTTGCCTTCCTCCCGTCAAGGCAAACATCATCTGAAACGAGCCCGTTCGCGAATTCAACCGTAGTTTTTGTGCTCAGCTGTTCGTCCATGGTGAAGGAAATTGAGCTGTTGGCCGGGAGCACGAGCTGGTCATCTCTCCTGCCCCAGTATTTTATGAGCGCTATGTTGGAATTAGCCAATGCAGTAACTTTCATTTGCACCCCGCTCATCCTATGCCCGAATAAGAATATAAAGATGCCCTGAGAAAGAGGGTTGCTGATTGTGCGGGGCATTTCGATTTCTGAAACGATGAATGCCGAGTAATCAACATGGGAGGATTATGGGTAGGGCTGGCTGGGTAAACCGTGCAGTGCTGGGAATGATTGTGCGCGAAGCGAAAAGGAATGGCGCGCCAGTTCTCAAAATAGGCGATTTCACCAAAGGGGACAAATTCAAATCGCTGGTTTTCACCATTCTTTCCGCCCGCACCAAGGATGAAACCACGCTCAAGGCGTGCGAAAAGCTGTTCTCAAGGGTAAGGGGCCCGTGGGAGCTAGCAGGAATGAAGAGGGGGAACGTCGCTAAACTTATTTACGGAGTCGGATTTTACAGGCAGAAAGCAGGCTATCTTATAGAGATGGCGAACCAGCTTGTGTATGATTTTGACGCCAAAGTGCCATCTGATTTTGAGAAACTGATGAAGCTCCCGGGAGTAGGGAGGAAGACCGCGAATGTGGTGCTTGCGCACGCGTTCGGGAAGGACGCGATAGGGGTGGACGTGCATGTGCACAGGATTTCAAACAGGCTTGGGATCGTGAAGACAAAAAAGCCTGAAAAAACCGAGGAAAAGCTCAAACTAGTTGTTCCGAAAAGGCTCTGGAAGCACCTGAATATCGTGCTTGTGGCGCATGGCCAGACCACTTGCCTGCCGAAAGTGCCGCTCTGCAGCAGGTGCGTAATAAGGAGATATTGCAAACAGGTGGGAGTGAAAAAATCCGCCTAAACGTCCACGAATTCGTTCTGATCCTTCAAAACGTTTAGGATTATGCTCGTGTTTGTCTTCTCCACGTGCGGAATCGAGAGTATTTTCTTTATGAGCGATGAAAGCTCCATGCGGTTCCTGCACATCAGGAACGCGATGGAGTCCTGGCTTCCGGTAACGTCGTAAACCGCATACACGCCAGGAATCCTGCTCACCTTCTCCTGCACCTCCAGGAGTTTTCCCTGGGAGATGCTTATCTGCACCAAAGCCTGGAATTCGTAGCCTATCCTGAGGAAATCCAGATCCGCCGAATACCCCCGTATTATCCCGGCTTGCTCCATCCTTTTCATCCTTTCTATCAGGGAAGAAGGGCTGAGCTTGAGTTCGGATGCGAGCTCGCGCGCAGAGCGCCTGCAGTTCATCCTTAGTTCGCGCAGTATCCTCTTGTCCGTGGAATCCAAAGAACTTTTCCTCATCGCTTCACCGCTATTGCGCCACCGAGGTTATGGCAACGTAGCCCAGGCGTCGTATCTCTCCGGCTATTTCTTCCGCATTCTTCTCGCTTTTCGCAAGTATCACGCAGCTTCCTCCGTATCCTGCGCCGGTTATCTTCGCGCCCAGTGCCCCGAGCTCCCTGGCCGCGTATATTATGTCCTTGTTTTCCCTGCTCGAAACGCCCATTGCGGACAGGAAGCCCTGGTTGAGGTTCATCAGCTCCCCGACCTCCTCGAGCTTTCCCTGCTCAATGGCCTTTATCGCAAGCTCGATGAGCTTTTTCTCGGCCTCGAATATGAAATGGAACAGTTCCGGATACCTCTCTTTCTTGGATTTCACTTCGGAAATGAGCTGGGCGGTGGTTTTCTTCTTTTTCCCGGTTACGCCGATTACGAGGTGCATTGGCTTCCCTATCCTAAGCGAGGTTATGCTCACCCCCTCGGGCTTTTTCTGGAATATTATCGCGCCCCCGCATATGGCCAGGTTGTTGTCCATCCCCGATGGGTTGCCGTGGAACACCTTCTCGGCCTCGAACGCGTAGGCGCATACCTTATCCTCGGAAAGGTCAAGCTTGTACTCGTCGGAAAGGGCGCGCACGAACGCAACCGAAACAGCGGCGCTGGAGCCGAGCCCGCTCGCGACAGGAATCTCGCTTTTCACTTTTATTATGAAATTGTCCTTTATCCCCATCGCGTTCCTTATCGCGTCCAGGCCGGCGAGCAGGTTCGCGTCCACGTGGCTGGATTCCAGCCTCGTGTGGGGCGCCTTGGTTATCTCCACTTCGATTTTTTTGGACAGCCCGACCCCTATCGCAGGCAGGCCGTAAACCACGAAATGCTCTCCGAAGAGTATTGATTTTGCGCAGCCCGCTCCCCTTCCCATGCCAATCACTCGACGCGTATGCGCCTTATGTGCTTGAATTCGGACAGTTCCCTGAGCATCTCGTGCACGTCGGTGTTTTCAGGAACGTAGAACTTGTATTCCATATACCCTTTTTCGAAGTTCACTTCCATGCTTTCCTCCTTCTCGTCCTTGTACTTCCTTATCGTTTCCCTGAATTTTTTCGTCTGCGCCCCTTCGGCAAGGGATTCTATCTGCACTATGACGTTCTTGAGGTGCCTCCCGAGGCCCTTTTTCTCTATTATCTTGTCCACTGCCAGGGTGACCCACACCATCACATAGGCGAGAACGATGAGGAACAGGTTATCGGACAGGCCTATCACTATCCCGAGCGCGGCCATAGCCCATATCGCGGCTGCGGTGGTGAACCCGAACACTTTCTCATGGTACTTTATGAGCGCGCCTGCGCCCAGGAAGCCTATTCCTGCTATTATGCCGTTCAGCACGGGCGATGCGTTGGAAGAGAAATAGCCCACTGCGGCCAGGGTGAGCGCGGTGGACATCACGGTCACGAAAACGTAAGGCGCGAAGCCCGCGGGCTTCTTGCTTATCTGCCTCTCGAACCCGACCCAGAAGGCCAGGAAGAACGAAATCGTGAGGGAGAGCAGCGGGTCCATTTTTTCACCTCTTTTTTGCGAACCTGCCCCTGGGCTTTGGAACCTTCAGTTCCGGGTAGGCCGGCACAAGTGCCTCTACGTTGGCGTACGGGGCGAAGCCGAGATTCTCGAACACGCACTTGAGCAGGTACGCATCACGCACTTCGTCGCCGTTCATAGAGCCTGAAACGTCCCTGAGCGCGGTCGCAAGGTTCACGAACGACTTCCTCTTCCCTTTTGTCGCAGAGGCGGCTATGGACTCCACGCTCCTGTCAGGCTCCAGGAAATCGAACGATTTCCTCACCAGGGTGGAGCTTATAGCCGAAAGTATTCCGGCGACCTCGTAATCCCGGGTTTTCTCGTTCACGCCCATCTTCTTTATTGCAATCCAGTCCCTGTAACGCCCTATGAGCGCAATCTGGCCTTCGAGAAGCTCCTGCTTCCGGGGCCTGAGGGAGCTCGAGTGCAGGGTTGACGGGCATATTTTGGCGTTCACCTTGTTCTTGCACAATAGGACGCAAACGAACTTGGACTCCGCAACAGCGAGCAGCTCCTCTTTTCCGGCCGCCTTCAGCAGAAATTCCTTCCATTCCCCGGGCTTCCTGCCCTCAAGGAAGGATATGGCGTCCATGAGCCCCTTTCCCTCGGGAACCGCATCCTCTATCATCTTGCAGTCTATCCCGGAATGGCAGAAAGCCTTGCTCTCCACGTTCTCGTGTATGAAGGAAAGCGCGTACGCGACGTCTTTGGGCTCGGCGTTGCCCAGGTCGAATCTAACAGAGTATTCCCAGTCACCGTATTTTCCGGAAAACAGAAGCTCGTCCATGGGGCCACCTCAGATTTCGC
This genomic interval from Candidatus Micrarchaeia archaeon contains the following:
- a CDS encoding Lrp/AsnC family transcriptional regulator, whose translation is MRKSSLDSTDKRILRELRMNCRRSARELASELKLSPSSLIERMKRMEQAGIIRGYSADLDFLRIGYEFQALVQISISQGKLLEVQEKVSRIPGVYAVYDVTGSQDSIAFLMCRNRMELSSLIKKILSIPHVEKTNTSIILNVLKDQNEFVDV
- a CDS encoding DUF2666 family protein encodes the protein MDELLFSGKYGDWEYSVRFDLGNAEPKDVAYALSFIHENVESKAFCHSGIDCKMIEDAVPEGKGLMDAISFLEGRKPGEWKEFLLKAAGKEELLAVAESKFVCVLLCKNKVNAKICPSTLHSSSLRPRKQELLEGQIALIGRYRDWIAIKKMGVNEKTRDYEVAGILSAISSTLVRKSFDFLEPDRSVESIAASATKGKRKSFVNLATALRDVSGSMNGDEVRDAYLLKCVFENLGFAPYANVEALVPAYPELKVPKPRGRFAKKR
- a CDS encoding UbiD family decarboxylase, with amino-acid sequence MTSFRDFVEHLRAQGKLVELTQPVSKHLELAGVLKALDGKPVYTDSVKENPDARVVGNIFSTRELIGEYLEIGNEEITHKLSWAINNPSKPELAQSGPVLEITEKEVDLSKFPIPFHAEKDGGPYFASAVVIAQNKELGRNCSFHRMMVIGKDKVVVRILPRHLDEFIKRAGGELDVAFVVGAPINVLLAGATSIELGKDELEIANSLMPLKTVKLGNGIEVPADAEFAFEGKITSEMVDEGPFIDLTETYDIVRKQRVMKITKVHHRKHPIFHALLPGALEHKILMGMPREPTIFNEVNKVCECKGVNITPGGCSWLHAVVAIRKMNEDDGKKALEAAFRGHKSLKHVVVVDDDIDIYSPDSVEWAIATRMQANKSLVIKQNEKGSSLDPSADPHTYATTKMGIDATKPLFVHGKNFDKAKWMEVDVKKYL
- the mvaD gene encoding diphosphomevalonate decarboxylase, with amino-acid sequence MKVTALANSNIALIKYWGRRDDQLVLPANSSISFTMDEQLSTKTTVEFANGLVSDDVCLDGRKATEKEYSRVVSFLGLVRAKTGIKTKAKVVSQNTFPKSAGLASSASGFAALAAASSKAAGLNLNEKELSMLARLGSGSASRSVFGGCVEWHAGKKKDGSDCYAEQISPPGKWRDLRNIIAISSMEEKHIGSSAAMAVTSKTSSFYSARLKSVGKRLAEMRNAVRKRDFETMVPIIMRESDSMHAAMLDSWPPVVYLNETSFRIMREVLAFNQSQGKYAAAYTFDAGPNAHVYTTAKYAEGIKRMLSELPGVMKIMECKIGEGIKFSEEHLF
- a CDS encoding aconitase X catalytic domain-containing protein; the encoded protein is MLLSKQEQMTYEGETGEAARQSMEILVALGKIYGAEKMISVSSAQIAGVSYKTIGDAGLEYLQEMARNGAKVRIPSLLNPAGMDRTQWKKMKVPEDFAKKQIEVLNAYSAMGITMSCTCTPYLIGLRPKKGEHIAWSESSAVAFSNSVLGARTNREGGPSALAAAICGVTPEYGYHLDQNRVSDFAVDVRVELKTNADFGAMGYYVGEIVKNRNPSFTGMRNPGEDRLKALGAAMAASGSVALFYAKGATPEFVVSEKPEKLEFTEKELKETKEKLNSNEKPDLITIGCPHASINEIKEVAGLVKGKKLGCDLWVCTAGQTKALADKSGYTKTIEEAGGTVVADTCMVVCPLEQMGYKVTGCNSGKAAKYLSSLCKQKVVFGDVGDIICR
- the nth gene encoding endonuclease III, encoding MIVREAKRNGAPVLKIGDFTKGDKFKSLVFTILSARTKDETTLKACEKLFSRVRGPWELAGMKRGNVAKLIYGVGFYRQKAGYLIEMANQLVYDFDAKVPSDFEKLMKLPGVGRKTANVVLAHAFGKDAIGVDVHVHRISNRLGIVKTKKPEKTEEKLKLVVPKRLWKHLNIVLVAHGQTTCLPKVPLCSRCVIRRYCKQVGVKKSA
- a CDS encoding MgtC/SapB family protein, which gives rise to MDPLLSLTISFFLAFWVGFERQISKKPAGFAPYVFVTVMSTALTLAAVGYFSSNASPVLNGIIAGIGFLGAGALIKYHEKVFGFTTAAAIWAMAALGIVIGLSDNLFLIVLAYVMVWVTLAVDKIIEKKGLGRHLKNVIVQIESLAEGAQTKKFRETIRKYKDEKEESMEVNFEKGYMEYKFYVPENTDVHEMLRELSEFKHIRRIRVE
- the mvk gene encoding mevalonate kinase; amino-acid sequence: MGRGAGCAKSILFGEHFVVYGLPAIGVGLSKKIEVEITKAPHTRLESSHVDANLLAGLDAIRNAMGIKDNFIIKVKSEIPVASGLGSSAAVSVAFVRALSDEYKLDLSEDKVCAYAFEAEKVFHGNPSGMDNNLAICGGAIIFQKKPEGVSITSLRIGKPMHLVIGVTGKKKKTTAQLISEVKSKKERYPELFHFIFEAEKKLIELAIKAIEQGKLEEVGELMNLNQGFLSAMGVSSRENKDIIYAARELGALGAKITGAGYGGSCVILAKSEKNAEEIAGEIRRLGYVAITSVAQ
- a CDS encoding isopentenyl phosphate kinase, which codes for MKILKIGGSFITRKSGYKEADIENLQKTAKAIASMWKRGVRDFVLVHGAGSYGHALVLKYGIDNEVRTEEQKRGYADTHAACNELSMLVVQALINEGIPAVSISPATIVEQNNKRISKFNEAIVHEYLKNGFLPVLYGDMVPDSVLGGSVCSGDQVVAYLAKEAELVVLATNVDGVLDDSGRLIEKITSSNFSEVAKHLKKTENDVTGGMEGKLRELLSLRAPSYIVNAAYPERVEALMLGKKAVCTEVRKN
- a CDS encoding UbiX family flavin prenyltransferase, with product MRILVAITGASGLQYGSRLVSVLRSMEADCKAVISSGAKKVAEAEGIELPKADYGEFDFSSPYASGSNPPDALVVVPCSLKTLGEIANGVGNSLTTRAAEVALKERKKLILVVRETPYSLITIKNMETVTLAGGIVLPASPGFYGKPKTIEDMVDFIVARVLDQLGLKHKIGKRWKQ